In Chlamydia sp., the following are encoded in one genomic region:
- a CDS encoding hydroxymethylbilane synthase, whose protein sequence is MLSAYYNDPFLADFCLGNRPLRLASRQSPLAILQAHECLRKLQAFFPRLWGEVITTKTTGDLDQKTPLHSVENTGFFTDAVDFLTKSGQSHLGIHSAKDLPENPKATVVAITASVDPRDVLVFHEKYLYSPFPLRPCIGSSSVRRKELLSSLYPSAIIVDIRGTIQTRLTLLKQKKFDAIVVANAAINRIGLHLPYTQILPPPYHPFQGRLAITASQHIEKWKNLFLTCKITESTEMLNFFY, encoded by the coding sequence ATGCTGTCCGCTTACTACAATGACCCTTTTTTAGCTGATTTTTGTCTAGGAAACCGCCCTCTACGTTTAGCATCTCGACAATCGCCTTTAGCAATTCTACAAGCTCATGAATGCTTAAGAAAGTTACAGGCTTTTTTCCCTCGCTTATGGGGAGAAGTTATCACGACAAAAACCACCGGAGATCTCGATCAAAAAACTCCCTTACATTCTGTAGAAAATACAGGCTTTTTCACTGATGCTGTCGACTTTCTCACTAAATCTGGGCAGTCTCATCTTGGAATACATTCTGCCAAAGATCTCCCTGAAAACCCCAAAGCCACTGTGGTAGCCATTACAGCAAGCGTTGATCCTCGAGACGTTTTAGTATTTCATGAAAAATACCTCTACAGCCCCTTTCCTCTCCGCCCATGTATAGGAAGCTCTTCTGTGCGTAGAAAAGAACTTCTTTCTTCTCTATATCCTTCAGCCATTATTGTAGATATTCGCGGGACTATCCAAACTAGATTAACACTTTTAAAACAAAAAAAATTTGATGCCATTGTTGTAGCAAATGCAGCTATCAATCGAATAGGACTGCATCTTCCTTATACACAAATTCTACCGCCCCCTTATCACCCTTTTCAGGGACGCTTAGCAATTACAGCTTCACAACATATAGAAAAATGGAAAAATTTATTTTTAACCTGTAAAATAACAGAAAGTACAGAGATGCTTAATTTTTTTTACTAA
- the pknD gene encoding serine/threonine-protein kinase PknD, whose protein sequence is MQRYELIRLIGKGGMGEVYLAHDKACSRRVALKKIREDLNGNDLLRKRFLREAKIAADLIHPGIVPVYSICSDGESVYYTMPYIEGFSLKNLLKSVWQKEIFSKELEEKTSVKAFLPIFDKICATVEYIHSKGVLHRDLKPDNILLGLFGEVVIVDWGAAIFKHAKELLQERGETDISPFNEDNICYSSMTIPGKIVGTPDYMAPETLLGVEASEKTDIYALGLILYQMLTLAFPYRKKKGRKLSHYEDTILSPIEMSPYREIPPSLSQIAMKAIAIDPKERFSSVQELRKALEPYLHGDPEWTVRTVLTAKDKGCWKYYEPILLSRYFPALAHSPTQWYHFMLSNMEAGSCMRVEYTILKSSLEEGMGILFPPSKEADKGEFYCGYGLWFFVQKNELIVSLIKNGIEIQKKTQGIIAQQSRFAITIEKSDNKIAVFVDQTLFIIHIDYLPSLGKRIGVVIQDLLGVSDIIILESSGALRVSCLAIPDAFLSEKLYDQAASFYRKIRDSFPGRKESYEAQFRLGVTLLTQIEEQGGDLTQALSFFDDLHESAGAPLEYLGKALVYQRNGSFIEEIRCLLLALKRYAQHPEISRLEDHLCFRLYDSLHKHRSEALVFMLLILWVAPKKISVREEERFLEVIYYKQQATLFCRIDKAPLQFRSSKMELFLCFWTGFSLFLPELFQRARDLRDYQAVADIFYVVCASGNQEAFSQFSAALVDFADEAIFSESPQNEEIANLVLFVQGIEALQNKEYQKAKELLLKTSFVLQLYALDLFSLQAFINEEVEFFVDLLQAVYNLADEEERKHILVYRIQICLWNRDQDQAYKLLSSNFFKNNGESECSEAFILWGYYLALTGDQAAVKAHFSRCQCKYGRSALIGKCLDGDSLSYLDGLIWREKKIFLFQKFFLLRCLNDPQKQYEVYRQAYLSMAQSFFD, encoded by the coding sequence TTGCAACGGTATGAATTGATTAGACTGATTGGCAAAGGGGGCATGGGTGAGGTGTACTTGGCTCATGACAAAGCTTGCTCTCGTAGGGTAGCTTTGAAGAAGATCCGAGAGGATCTTAATGGGAATGATTTGCTTAGGAAACGTTTTCTTAGGGAAGCAAAAATTGCGGCGGACCTTATACATCCTGGTATAGTTCCAGTATACTCGATATGTAGTGATGGTGAGTCGGTTTACTATACCATGCCCTACATAGAGGGATTTTCTTTAAAAAATTTATTAAAAAGTGTTTGGCAAAAGGAGATTTTTTCTAAAGAACTAGAAGAAAAAACCTCCGTTAAAGCTTTTCTTCCTATTTTTGATAAAATTTGTGCCACCGTAGAGTATATTCATTCTAAAGGGGTGCTACATCGTGATTTGAAGCCTGATAATATCTTATTAGGCTTATTTGGAGAAGTTGTCATTGTTGACTGGGGAGCAGCTATATTTAAGCATGCTAAAGAGCTGCTTCAAGAAAGGGGAGAGACTGATATTTCCCCCTTTAACGAAGATAATATTTGTTATTCCAGCATGACAATCCCCGGCAAGATTGTGGGGACTCCTGATTATATGGCCCCTGAAACCTTGTTAGGAGTAGAAGCTTCAGAGAAAACGGATATATATGCACTCGGGCTCATTCTTTATCAGATGTTGACTCTAGCTTTCCCTTATAGAAAGAAAAAGGGACGAAAGCTTTCTCATTATGAAGATACTATCTTGTCTCCTATAGAGATGTCTCCCTATCGGGAAATTCCTCCTTCTTTATCGCAGATTGCTATGAAAGCAATAGCTATAGATCCTAAAGAAAGATTTTCTTCTGTTCAAGAGCTGCGTAAGGCTTTGGAGCCATATCTTCACGGTGATCCAGAATGGACTGTAAGAACTGTGTTAACCGCTAAAGATAAAGGATGTTGGAAGTATTACGAACCTATACTTCTTTCTCGCTACTTTCCTGCGCTGGCACACTCTCCAACCCAATGGTATCATTTTATGCTTTCTAATATGGAAGCTGGTTCTTGTATGCGTGTTGAGTACACGATCTTGAAAAGCTCCCTAGAAGAGGGAATGGGAATTCTCTTTCCACCTTCAAAAGAAGCTGATAAAGGAGAGTTTTATTGTGGATATGGATTGTGGTTTTTTGTTCAAAAGAATGAACTCATAGTTTCTCTCATCAAAAATGGGATAGAGATTCAAAAAAAGACTCAGGGGATTATTGCTCAACAGTCTCGTTTTGCAATCACGATAGAGAAATCCGATAACAAGATTGCAGTCTTTGTTGATCAAACTTTGTTCATTATACACATAGATTATCTTCCTAGTTTAGGAAAGCGGATAGGGGTAGTTATTCAAGATTTGTTGGGAGTCAGTGATATCATAATCTTAGAAAGCAGTGGGGCTTTACGTGTAAGTTGCTTAGCTATTCCTGATGCATTTTTATCCGAAAAATTATACGATCAGGCTGCAAGTTTCTACCGAAAAATCAGGGATTCTTTTCCTGGACGAAAAGAAAGTTATGAGGCTCAGTTTCGTTTAGGCGTGACACTATTAACTCAGATAGAGGAACAAGGAGGGGATTTAACCCAAGCTCTTAGTTTTTTCGATGATTTGCATGAGAGTGCAGGGGCTCCTCTTGAATATTTAGGTAAGGCTTTAGTTTATCAGAGAAATGGAAGTTTTATAGAAGAGATAAGATGTCTACTTTTGGCTTTAAAAAGATATGCACAGCATCCTGAGATTTCACGTTTAGAGGATCACCTTTGTTTTCGTTTGTATGACAGCTTGCATAAGCATCGTAGTGAAGCCTTAGTATTCATGTTATTGATTTTGTGGGTTGCTCCCAAAAAAATCAGCGTAAGAGAAGAAGAACGGTTTCTTGAGGTCATATATTACAAACAACAAGCTACTTTGTTTTGTCGGATAGATAAAGCTCCTTTGCAGTTTAGGTCTTCTAAGATGGAGCTATTCCTTTGTTTCTGGACAGGCTTTTCTTTATTTCTTCCAGAACTTTTTCAAAGAGCTAGGGATTTACGAGATTATCAAGCCGTTGCCGATATTTTTTATGTTGTATGTGCTTCTGGAAATCAGGAAGCTTTTTCTCAATTTTCAGCAGCTTTAGTAGATTTTGCTGATGAGGCTATTTTTTCTGAATCACCGCAAAACGAAGAGATTGCAAATCTAGTCTTATTTGTTCAAGGGATAGAGGCCTTACAGAATAAGGAGTATCAGAAAGCAAAAGAACTTTTACTAAAAACTTCTTTTGTCCTACAGCTATATGCTTTAGATTTATTCAGCTTGCAAGCTTTTATCAATGAGGAAGTAGAGTTCTTTGTTGATCTTTTGCAAGCTGTTTACAATCTCGCTGATGAAGAAGAGCGTAAACACATTCTGGTTTATAGAATACAAATTTGTTTGTGGAATAGAGACCAGGATCAGGCCTATAAGTTGTTAAGTAGTAATTTTTTTAAAAATAATGGGGAATCAGAGTGTTCAGAAGCCTTTATTTTGTGGGGGTATTATTTAGCGTTAACAGGAGATCAGGCAGCCGTTAAAGCTCATTTTTCCCGTTGTCAATGCAAATACGGAAGGTCGGCTCTAATTGGGAAATGTTTGGATGGTGATTCATTGAGTTATTTAGATGGGCTTATCTGGCGGGAGAAGAAAATATTTTTATTTCAGAAGTTTTTTCTACTTCGCTGCTTAAACGATCCGCAAAAGCAATATGAGGTTTATCGGCAAGCTTATCTGTCTATGGCACAAAGTTTTTTTGATTAA
- a CDS encoding valine--tRNA ligase has product MNEDQFPKAYDPKSAEAGVYSFWEHSGMFIANADSKKPAYSIVMPPPNVTGILHMGHALVNTLQDMLVRYKRMQGFEVCWVPGTDHAGIATQTVVERHLKASLGKRRTDFSREEFLKHIWDWKEKSQNVILSQLRQLGCSCDWSRLRFTMDPEANKAVKTAFKILFDQGVIYRGYYLVNWDPILQTALADDEVEYEERDGWLYYIRYPIVGSEDFITVATTRPETLLGDTAIAVSPDDERYSHLIGSKVVVPFVNREIPIIGDFSVDPSFGTGVVKITPAHDKNDYRTGIDHDLPMINILTPTGEINENGGIFTGLSKEMARESIVTSLEALDLFVKKEAYSSRVGVSYRSGAIIEPYLSKQWFVSVNSFRESLREFVNSKDIHLFPPEFIKNYLTWVNNLKDWCISRQLWWGHRIPVWHNKYEEDRVICFDGEGIPEEVANDPESWYQDPDVLDTWFSSGLWPLTCFGWPNEESLDLKKFYPTSVLVTGHDILFFWVTRMVLMCSSMTDTKPFADVFLHGLIFGKSYKQYDEKGDWTYVSGEQKRDYDKGKPLPKNVVAKWEKLSKSKGNVIDPIEMIELYGADAVRLTLCSCANRGEQIDLDYRLFEEYKNFINKLWNGARFIFGHISELTSRDLEEGINKELLGLEDFYILDRFNELLARVDEYYTNYSFDKIASLAYDFFKNDLCSTYLEIIKPTLFSKQGSDEQRANKRKLLATLLVNILGVLHPVVPYITETLFQRLKTIFGNKKGDGLGDTVTSHAVSMLRAEACMVTGYPKSIDLAFPEEFRESFAFVEKLVYTIRNIRGEMQLDPRQALKAFIINSKKEEFPREYIPIICTLGGVETVEQLSEAPKDCVFSLGVVEGVQVGVILPAEQIVKERTRLEKEKSRLENSIESLSKLLASEDFRTRANPKLVQSKEDSLRNNQRELQSILDKLASL; this is encoded by the coding sequence ATGAACGAAGATCAATTTCCTAAAGCGTATGATCCTAAAAGCGCAGAGGCTGGGGTGTATTCGTTTTGGGAACACTCCGGTATGTTTATCGCTAATGCAGATAGTAAAAAACCGGCGTATTCTATAGTGATGCCTCCACCAAACGTGACCGGGATCCTACATATGGGACATGCTCTTGTGAATACTTTGCAGGATATGCTTGTTCGTTACAAACGTATGCAAGGATTTGAGGTCTGTTGGGTTCCTGGAACGGATCATGCCGGAATAGCTACACAAACAGTTGTAGAGAGACATTTAAAGGCTTCACTTGGTAAACGACGAACCGATTTCTCGAGAGAAGAATTTTTGAAGCATATTTGGGATTGGAAAGAAAAAAGCCAGAACGTAATTCTTTCTCAATTGAGACAGCTAGGGTGTTCTTGTGATTGGTCTCGTTTGCGATTTACAATGGATCCAGAAGCAAACAAGGCTGTGAAAACAGCTTTTAAGATCTTGTTTGATCAAGGAGTGATCTATAGAGGATATTATCTAGTCAACTGGGATCCTATTTTGCAAACTGCTTTGGCTGATGATGAAGTAGAGTATGAGGAGCGGGATGGGTGGTTGTATTATATTCGGTATCCCATCGTAGGTTCAGAGGACTTTATTACAGTAGCTACAACACGTCCAGAGACTTTATTAGGAGATACTGCTATTGCAGTTTCTCCTGATGATGAGCGATATAGTCACCTAATAGGCTCTAAGGTAGTTGTTCCTTTTGTGAATAGAGAAATTCCTATTATTGGAGATTTTTCTGTAGACCCATCTTTTGGAACTGGAGTTGTGAAGATTACTCCCGCTCATGATAAAAATGATTATCGCACTGGGATTGATCATGATTTGCCGATGATCAATATTTTGACTCCTACGGGGGAAATTAATGAAAACGGGGGAATTTTCACGGGCTTGTCTAAAGAGATGGCTCGTGAAAGTATTGTAACGTCTTTAGAAGCCTTGGACTTGTTTGTTAAAAAAGAAGCGTATTCTTCCCGAGTGGGAGTTTCGTATCGTTCCGGAGCTATTATTGAGCCTTACCTTTCTAAGCAGTGGTTTGTTTCTGTTAATTCTTTCAGAGAATCTTTACGAGAATTTGTAAATAGCAAGGATATTCATCTTTTCCCTCCAGAATTTATAAAAAACTATCTGACTTGGGTAAATAATCTTAAAGATTGGTGTATCAGTCGGCAGCTTTGGTGGGGACATCGTATTCCAGTTTGGCATAACAAATACGAAGAAGACCGAGTAATTTGTTTCGACGGAGAAGGTATCCCTGAAGAGGTAGCGAACGATCCTGAGTCGTGGTATCAAGATCCTGATGTGTTAGACACGTGGTTCTCCTCTGGATTATGGCCATTAACTTGCTTTGGTTGGCCTAATGAAGAAAGTCTGGATTTGAAAAAGTTTTATCCAACTTCTGTTTTAGTAACAGGACATGATATCCTCTTCTTTTGGGTCACTCGTATGGTTTTGATGTGTTCATCTATGACTGATACCAAACCTTTTGCTGATGTTTTTTTGCATGGGTTAATTTTCGGTAAGTCCTATAAACAGTATGACGAGAAAGGAGATTGGACCTATGTTTCTGGGGAACAGAAGCGTGATTATGATAAAGGAAAACCTCTCCCTAAGAATGTAGTTGCTAAATGGGAGAAGCTTTCGAAATCTAAGGGTAATGTTATCGATCCCATTGAAATGATTGAATTGTACGGCGCTGATGCTGTCCGTTTGACATTATGCTCTTGTGCAAATCGTGGCGAACAAATTGATCTCGATTATCGTTTATTTGAAGAATATAAGAATTTCATAAACAAGCTATGGAATGGCGCTCGTTTTATTTTCGGACATATTTCGGAATTGACAAGTCGTGACTTGGAAGAGGGCATTAACAAAGAATTGCTTGGTTTAGAAGACTTTTACATTTTAGATCGCTTCAATGAGTTATTGGCTCGTGTAGATGAGTATTACACCAACTATTCTTTTGATAAAATAGCTTCTCTTGCCTATGACTTTTTTAAGAATGATTTATGTTCTACGTATTTAGAAATCATTAAACCTACCCTATTTAGCAAACAGGGTAGTGATGAGCAGCGAGCTAATAAACGTAAGCTTTTAGCCACCTTATTAGTTAACATTTTAGGAGTATTACATCCGGTTGTTCCTTATATTACAGAAACTCTTTTTCAGAGATTAAAGACGATATTTGGAAATAAAAAAGGGGATGGCTTAGGTGATACGGTAACGAGTCACGCTGTTAGTATGTTGCGAGCGGAAGCTTGTATGGTTACAGGGTATCCTAAGTCTATTGATCTTGCTTTTCCTGAAGAATTCAGAGAGTCTTTTGCTTTCGTGGAAAAATTAGTTTATACAATTCGTAACATTCGCGGAGAAATGCAATTAGATCCTAGACAAGCTTTGAAAGCTTTTATCATTAATTCTAAAAAGGAAGAGTTCCCGAGAGAATATATTCCAATAATTTGTACTTTAGGAGGAGTGGAAACTGTAGAACAACTTTCTGAAGCTCCCAAAGATTGCGTTTTCAGTTTAGGAGTTGTTGAAGGAGTTCAAGTTGGGGTAATTCTACCCGCTGAGCAGATTGTTAAAGAGAGAACACGCTTAGAAAAAGAAAAATCTCGCTTAGAAAATAGTATAGAAAGTTTGTCTAAATTATTAGCAAGTGAGGATTTTCGTACTCGGGCCAATCCAAAATTAGTGCAAAGTAAAGAAGACTCTTTAAGGAATAATCAGCGAGAGTTGCAAAGTATTTTAGATAAACTAGCGTCGCTTTAA
- the radA gene encoding DNA repair protein RadA encodes MTTKIKTQWACTECGSYSPKWLGQCPGCLQWNTLVEEKTSSKLKVSSSLSGIATPIPLNHIEFQEEIRIQTRSQGWNRLLGGGTVRGSLTLLGGDPGIGKSTLLLQMSSQFAEQGYKILYVCGEESVSQVSLRAQRLQVFSNNIFLFPETNLEDIKEQITLIAPDILIIDSIQIIFSPSLSSAPGSVAQVREATAELMHIAKQKQITTFIIGHITKSGEIAGPRILEHLVDTVLYFEGNAHANYRMIRSVKNRFGPTNELLILAMHANGLREVENPSGLFLQEKIVETTGSIIIPIVEGSETLLVEVQALVSSSPFSNPVRKTSGFDPNRFSLLLAVLEKRANIKLYSSDVFLSIAGGLKITQPSADLGAVLSVVSSLHNRSLPKDYTYTGEIGLGGEIRHVTHIEHRIKASITMGFKGIIVPFGQIKSLSKEFLNQIDIIGVKTIKDAVRLLQ; translated from the coding sequence ATGACAACAAAAATTAAAACACAATGGGCTTGTACGGAGTGCGGCTCTTATTCTCCAAAATGGCTAGGACAATGTCCTGGGTGTCTTCAATGGAACACTTTAGTCGAAGAAAAAACCTCTTCTAAACTAAAAGTATCGTCTTCTTTATCAGGTATCGCCACACCCATACCACTTAATCATATCGAATTTCAGGAAGAAATACGGATCCAAACACGATCCCAAGGCTGGAATCGCCTTCTTGGAGGAGGAACCGTCCGCGGCAGCCTAACCTTATTAGGAGGAGATCCTGGTATAGGTAAGTCTACTTTATTACTTCAAATGTCTTCCCAATTCGCAGAACAGGGTTATAAAATATTGTATGTTTGTGGAGAGGAGTCAGTATCTCAAGTTTCGTTACGAGCTCAACGCTTGCAAGTCTTCAGTAACAATATTTTCCTGTTTCCTGAAACTAACCTTGAAGATATTAAAGAGCAAATTACCCTCATTGCTCCAGATATATTAATCATAGACTCTATTCAGATCATTTTTTCTCCATCGTTAAGCTCTGCTCCAGGATCTGTTGCTCAGGTCAGAGAAGCTACAGCAGAGCTTATGCATATCGCTAAACAAAAACAAATCACGACCTTTATCATCGGACACATTACCAAATCAGGAGAAATTGCAGGGCCTCGTATTCTGGAGCACCTAGTAGATACCGTTCTTTATTTCGAAGGAAATGCACACGCTAATTATCGTATGATTCGCTCCGTTAAAAATCGCTTTGGACCAACTAACGAATTATTGATTTTAGCTATGCATGCAAATGGATTACGTGAAGTAGAGAATCCTTCAGGGCTCTTTCTGCAAGAAAAAATCGTAGAAACGACAGGTTCTATCATCATTCCTATTGTCGAAGGATCAGAAACCCTTCTCGTAGAGGTTCAAGCGCTCGTTTCGTCTTCTCCGTTCTCTAATCCTGTACGCAAAACCTCAGGGTTCGATCCTAACCGATTTTCTCTACTCTTGGCAGTTTTGGAAAAAAGAGCAAATATTAAGCTATATTCATCTGACGTTTTTCTTTCGATAGCTGGTGGATTAAAAATCACACAACCTTCTGCAGATTTAGGCGCAGTTTTGTCCGTTGTTTCTTCTTTGCATAACCGTAGCTTGCCTAAAGATTACACGTATACCGGTGAAATTGGCTTGGGAGGAGAAATTCGCCATGTTACACACATAGAACATCGGATCAAAGCAAGCATTACCATGGGATTCAAAGGCATTATTGTACCCTTTGGGCAAATAAAAAGTTTGTCTAAAGAATTCCTGAACCAAATTGACATTATTGGAGTAAAAACAATCAAAGATGCTGTCCGCTTACTACAATGA
- the rnc gene encoding ribonuclease III, producing MQHTVDIQTIESKLNFTFSHPRLLITALTHPSYRNESPLAGEDSERLEFLGDAVLGLIVTEHLFLLFPSLDEGLLSTTRAALVNAEACFGYTQKLSLGEHLLIGRGEKMQSDRGKISAYANLFEAVLGAVYLDGGLSPARQIVVPLLPDKNAILPLMLVNPKNRLQQLTQQTLKVLPSYTAVPWPSEDGSPGYRVQVSVNGELWGEGFAGSKKEAEKLAAKQALSTHDNKN from the coding sequence ATGCAACACACTGTAGATATCCAGACTATTGAGTCTAAATTAAATTTTACATTTTCTCATCCTCGTCTTCTAATTACTGCCCTTACGCACCCTTCTTATCGGAATGAATCTCCTTTAGCAGGAGAAGACAGTGAGCGTTTAGAGTTTCTTGGGGACGCTGTTTTAGGATTAATAGTTACTGAACATCTTTTCCTTCTTTTTCCTTCATTGGATGAAGGCCTCCTGTCAACTACACGAGCAGCCTTGGTAAATGCAGAGGCTTGTTTCGGATATACTCAGAAATTGTCTCTAGGAGAGCATCTCTTGATAGGGCGTGGAGAAAAAATGCAAAGTGATAGAGGAAAAATCTCTGCTTATGCCAATCTCTTTGAAGCTGTTTTGGGAGCTGTTTACCTAGATGGGGGGTTGTCTCCAGCTAGACAGATCGTTGTTCCCTTACTCCCAGACAAAAATGCTATTCTTCCTCTCATGCTTGTCAATCCTAAAAATCGCTTGCAACAATTGACACAACAAACGCTGAAAGTCCTCCCTTCTTATACAGCTGTTCCGTGGCCATCAGAAGATGGCTCTCCTGGATATCGTGTACAAGTCTCTGTTAACGGAGAACTTTGGGGAGAAGGCTTTGCTGGATCAAAAAAAGAAGCAGAAAAACTTGCAGCCAAACAGGCATTATCAACACATGACAACAAAAATTAA